From a region of the Dictyostelium discoideum AX4 chromosome 2 chromosome, whole genome shotgun sequence genome:
- a CDS encoding chromo domain-containing protein (Similar to CHRomatin Organization MOdifier) encodes MIHVDEIKSFIGEDRTLFSKRNKKTHIPLEDEIEKVVNKRCRTYGTGSRIEYLIRYKNSSEDNDMWVPKHYLDEVPQLIKEFDDKLSSEGVRNEDNFKIHNKRLQTIA; translated from the coding sequence ATGATTCATGtggatgaaattaaatcatttattggAGAAGACAGAACATTATTCAgtaaaagaaacaaaaaaacccACATTCCATTGgaagatgaaattgaaaaggTGGTTAACAAAAGATGTAGAACTTATGGAACTGGTTCCAGAATAGAATATTTAATTAGATACAAGAACTCAAGCGAAGACAACGATATGTGGGTACCAAAACATTATTTGGATGAGGTGCCACAGctaattaaagaatttgatgACAAATTATCATCAGAAGGGGTCAGGAACGAAGATAATTTTAAGATCCATAACAAAAGGTTAC